A segment of the Paraburkholderia fungorum genome:
TGCATTTTTCCAGAAGGCCAAGATTTTTCTCCAGTTTTTGCAAGTGAGAAGCGCGTAGCGCCGAGATGGAATTGACCCTTCAGAGCAGCGTGATGCGCAAGCGCGTTGGTGCGAGATCGGTGAACCTCGGAACGTCGGCCATGACCGCTGCGGCTTCCTGAGATCCGAAGGCTGTGTCGATTGCCGCCTCGTCCCGGAAACGACATTCACAAATCACGAGGGTGCCGACATGCGTAAGCGGCGGAAAAAAGGCCGCAACGCTTTCAAGCCCGTATTGCTGCCACGCCCGCATCACGA
Coding sequences within it:
- a CDS encoding EthD family reductase, which gives rise to MRETSLRSMSTCPRGQPDRHSSILAGTIREKLAEEIVMSHIASPTVYVTYEGAPADRFDRSYYVEHHLPLVMRAWQQYGLESVAAFFPPLTHVGTLVICECRFRDEAAIDTAFGSQEAAAVMADVPRFTDLAPTRLRITLL